The genomic DNA GAAGAGGGTTGTTTTTCTTTTGGGGATAttaccattttggtacgttTAGAAGATGAAAGTTTCGTCTTTGGAACCTCTTTATCCTTTTTTGTTCTTCTATCAGCAATTTCATATTCACGTACATTCTACAACCAGTAACAGACTTTGTAAAGACATAAATAACTATATTAACCaacaatagtaaaaaaaatgagtattAGTAAGGGCAAAATTCGTTACTAAAAGTATCTACAACCGTTAATGATGACCTTCTATAACGGTATTTATCGCTGTTATCATTCGTTATAGAAACGAGCATTACTTATAATAGAATAGCATCAATAACGACTTTTTAAAGtggttattaatatatattagtaacgGCTATACAACTGTTACTGATATTAACATTAGTAAGGGTTATACCAAAGGTAATAccgttattgataaaaatattagtaacggttttcttatTCTTAATGTCGTTATTGATACTCTTATTAGTAACGTTTTCTCATTCTTAATACCGTTACTAATATGAGTATTagtaaatattcttttataattaatgtcGTTATTGATACTCTTATTAGTAATAGTTTTCTCATTCTCAATACCgttactaaaaaatataatcattttttttaatattcaatatttgtacctataaacaataataaatattcattttaccaaaaatattaatataacccAAAAACCAAAATCATCAATCCACAATCCATAATCCAAAAACCAAAATCCTAAATCCTAAATCCAGAAACCATAAACTATAAACCAGAATCCAAAAACCACATAATCCAAAAAACACATCAATCATCTCAAGTAGGAGGGGGACGTGGAGAGCGAGAGTTACCGAGATACATGGATAATATGAAGGCCATATGCTCCCTCATCTCGATCATCTCATTTCTCATTTGATCACGCTCTTGTATTGATCGTTGTCTCTCCCTTTGTTCTTTATCACGCTCCCTTAGTGCTTCATCACGCTCTATCTGTGACTGGTGTCTCTTAGTGTCACGCTCCTCTCGCATTTTTTATATCTCCTCTTGTAAAGCCTAGTTTGCGTTTCATTATGCGGAGTGCTAGAAGAACTCCCATGAGAATCTGCTCTAAAAAATGTAGGTGTGACACCTGACCCATACCCACGACTCGCACATATCCCTAAGACCTGAACGCGTACTCAATCAACAATAGTTCATTCCTACTCGGGTCTTCTTTTATAGCAGTTCGCAACGCAGTCTATAAACACAAATTTCATTTGATtacagaaataaaataaattaaactaataaacaGTTAAACACAacttaccactttttcttgaataatagggggaCCTCTAGAGTTGGATCTTGTAGAGTTGATTTCTTTGTATGAGTGAGGAGAAATAAGTTAGCAAAATTTGGCGAGTTTTCGGTAGTCCTCTactgtacaaatttaataattgacgTTATAATAAAAACGAAATAACATTAAAAACTTCATATTCAATGATAAAAATCACAATTTGCCTATCGACTTGAGAAAATGAGATTAtgcccgcatgattcttgtacacaacaTGCAACCTATTACTCGAATTCACTTTACTTGATTTCTACAAATAAGAAAAGTTTTTTGtttaatgtattattaatataagagctctttaaaaaaatataaaaacttaccCTGAATTTCAGAGTGAAAAAGCGACGATCAAGAAGATAATGACAATCACTAAGGGCGATCTCTGGAGGGGGATTGACCATAATCTCTAACTCGTCACCTTCACGAGCTCTAATGTACATGGTGTTCCAttgacatctccatctatcccataattgTTTTGCGTGATGTAGCCCTTGGTAGCGATAGGTGTTAATGTCCTCCGCTACAGACTCGAGAGGATCCTGAAAAGTCAAcaacttaatattaaaatataactatagATTGTGATTAATACATCAAAACTAATAACTTACCGTGATAGTcatccatatgtgatctagTTGCGTGGAGCTCAGGTCCGTCAAATTCAAGGTTCTTTGAGGTAAtgcattggagtctcgaatgacactcTCAATATTCCTCGACCACGTTGTCTTATTCTCGCACATGGGCTTATCATCTATCGGGTTGAACTCTAGAGTCATCTTCTGCCCCCACCTGCAACCTACCAactattgtatttttgttcttacccCGTCTCCTCCTTAAAAAggatcctaaaattaaacacaaaattatataggatcatAACAAAATACATAATCAAACACCGGCACCTCCATCTTTCTCCTTAGACGGGGgttgtgtctcatcatcatcgaagttgGTGTTCGGTACACCATCAATGTTCAAGTCATCATCACTACCTATTATACAGTCCAAATCAAGGTTCCCGATAGAGTTAAGTAGTGCTAAAAGGTTCTCAGAATGCTCATCGGTCCTCTGCATGAGGTCTGCTAACTAGCTGCCAAAACCCTTACCTACTACTCTCCCTTTAGATGCAATGATCGCTGCAAATAtagaatgtaatgtttataagaaaaatatacaaGTAAACCCTTAATAGAAACATTTCAACCTTAAATAGAGTAACGGGGATTTATTGGTGTCAAAATTTCTCATCCAAAccttgatgccatatctgtagagtaaaagacttattgtgcttggcttgccattatgaatggttcatttaTTTGAGTTTGTAGACTCCTTTagatatttatactaacataaccatacttatcaactttaatgcTCCGATCTTTATGAgaacatcaaaccatttgcatttgaagagaacCACTTGTCTTTcacaaaagaatatcacttttatgattttattgagcactccatagtagttaatTGTCTCAGCCCCATTATTTTcaacaaccaaaaccccgcTATTTTGGGTGGTCAAGCTCTCGTCGTGTTTCTTAGTGTTAAAtttgtacccatttattttgcacgagttatatttctttgcatacaTTGTAGGCCCACattctaaaatcttaaaattcgTTGTTCTATCGGATTCATCAGCTAATTTCTCCACCTATTCAGTAGAAATTTTTGTTAAACTCATTGTCATCTACTAAAAAGAAATTGTTGAGACGATTACTTactctttcttggaaatatctaaCGTATTGTTTATCCCGATCTTCATTGGTAATATTAGGTTGGCAAGATTGCACGAAATCGCTgcacaaatattaaattaaattattactaaaaGTACTAAAATCATACCTAATAATGAAATCGATGCatttacttataatattcttcagcttcgcgACAATTTTTAAGATGTACCAATAAGCATGATCACCCGGTTGGTATGTGTAGGCTATGCCATTAGATAAGTCTTCCATAGCGAGAAATGTGGAGAATATTGTACTAATCTCTATCGAGGCATCTCGTGACACTTGATCCtccaaatatcgggcacacGTGTTCATATTCTCATTCACAAGTTATCTCTCGCTAATTGAACCTTCTGGAAAGTTCTTGTTCCTAAGGTATTTCTTCagtgtgctcatatattgttcaGCTAGATACATTTATCGATACTGGACAGGCCCTCCAAGGCAAACCTCAAAAGCTAATTGAACTGACAAGTGCaccattatataaaaaaaagaaggtggaaagatcttctccaatttataaagtgtcaagacaatgtcgttatgtagtttttcaaatttctcgcgttgtaaactttttggaaaagcaaccgaaagaaccttGACAAATTCACCACagcatcgtacacatcatcgAGAAGTAGGTCACGTGTAGCTAGTGGAATGAGATATtgtaataaaatgtgacaatcgtgactcttcaatcctaaaaaatttttctcctccatgtttacaCATGCCccaatatatgaataaaaaccgTATGgaattttaatatctttcaaaaactgaTATAATCGTTTCTTGTGTTCTGATGACAATTCATAAGGGGCTGCCGGACACCGAATAACACCATCAACTTTAATGGGATGTAAGGAATATTTTATGTTCAATATGACCAAATCTTTCATCGCTTTAATCACatccttggtcttttcttttaaaatcattaaagttcccaacaaactatcacatatattcttctcaatatgaATTACATCCAAGTTATGTCTCAACATCAATGATTTCCATTAAGACAATTggaaaaatatactaaatttgtTCCAGTTATCACCCTAGGATTCatgaataatttttgttttcttgggaaaatactttgtcaaacaaattttcttTAGATCTCCTACTTGCAATTGCATTTCGGAACCCGATAGTAAAATAGGAAGTGCTTTATGCTCAGTACGCCCGTCAAATGTATCGGTCTCTTTGCACCAACGATGATTAGCTAGGAGGAAGTGCCGATGACTCATGTACCACTCTTTCTGgcaatttgttaacctcaaTGATGCAGTATTCTGATTACAATACGGACATGCAAATTTTCCCAATGTACTCCATTTAGACAAATTTTCATATGCcggaaaatcattaatagtccacataaTATATGCccataagttaaaaatattgtgATCGGCTAGCATCGTATGTTTTCACACCGGTATGCAACAATTCCttcaactcttcaataagtggctcaAGAAATACGTCAATGCAATCTTCAGAACTTTTTGGTCATAGAATTAACATTGATAGAAGAAAATATACATGTAGTGGGAGAGACATTTTAAGGGATGAGAATTACTGGTCAAATGTTGTATAATGTTTTCCCGTTAGCTAAGGATTGGAAACCATCACTTTCCAAACCAAGTCGCATATTTCAAGGTTCTCTtgagaaatttgggtacaagttatcaaacgtcttccatgtcattgaattagaaGGATGCCTCAACACATCAACTTCGGGATTGctatctttatgccaagtcatctATGGAGAagttttggaacacatgtatagtctttgcatcctcggttttaatggaaaatacaGCAGCACCTTATTGGGTATATACTTGTCATTCACCTTTGTTCGAATTGCACCACTAGATTTATTGATATTTCATCTAGAAAGTCCACAAACTTTACATTTCTGCAAATCCTTATCctctttacgaaaaagcatacaatcattcttacacgcaTCAATTTTTTCGTACGATAGACCCATATCtgtaatgaatttcttgcactcataatacAAATTTGGTAGCTGATTATGAACTGGTAGTACTTCTtccttcaataaactcaacaaaaaatcaaatgacgtgtttgtctACTAacctacattctttatgtgaagaagCTTAAGAAGAGAtgaggctttggaaatgcgagaaccttcataaaaatatagttttgaatcgtccaacaatttataaaatgtcTTAGCATCATCAACGGGATGCTCATTTTCACTCGTATGTTCATTATCATTGTTGACATTATGGTACAAATCAgtaataatatcttccattaggtGATCCTCACAAACGTCAACATGTTCGTCTTTCATGGTATTACTCTCGTTATTTTGTGGTACATTGATCGGTTCATTTTCAAGctcatcatctgattcatcttccACATTCTCACTAACAGCATTTATATTCGTTCAATTCTCTTTTCACCgtaaaaataccaaaaatcataattttgtcTTATGTCGAATACAATCAGATGATATCTAACGACAgtcttattctcatatactcgatttgtacaccttacacaaggacatgcaatcgatgatctacccgtagacctttcagcaaattctatgaaCTTGTCAACCCCCTCAATATATTTTGGATTAgtacgaagtatagtcatccatgttttgttaTGGACTTCCATTAGGACTAGACAAAATATTACTATGTcaaataatgtatataatttctaaattattcaTAAAGCTAACTAGtccaataatttaacatataattcaatAAACTATCATAACTTAATCAATATACAATCCAATAATCCAACAattcaataattcaataaaGCAATAACCCAATAATCTAACTAACATATAATCCAATAAAGCAATAAtttaacatacaaataatccatttatctaacaatccaataatctaacattcaaataatctaacttaatttaaaatcaaataaaccaacaatccaataatctaacataacatcaaataatctaacaatctaactaatataacctaacattcaataatccaataatccaataatctaacctaacatacaaataatccaTTAACCTAACAATCCAATAATCTTAACTTTCGAAATAAACTAACAATCTAACattgatttaaaaatcaaaGGGATTTGAAGATTAACCTAGATATTGACGAAAGGGAAGCGGTGGAAGCAACAACAACTTCAATTAGCGGCAGCAGGGCAACTTCAAACGGCGACGAAGACTTTGAAAACGAACCTGGATATTGATGAAagaagattatttgaaaaagaatgaaagagattgaaagagaatgAAGAGTATTTGAAATATTAGAAGAAATTAAACTAACCTGATTGTAGTCTGATATTGGGAAAGAGATGGAACCGGCGGCGGAAAGCGGAAATGACAGTAGTCTGATATTGGGAATGGGAGCAGAACGGCGATAGCTTCAACAGGCGATGGAGAGCGAGAGCAGAACGGGAGCAAAATAGTGAGCggagaagaaaagaagagaagaaagaaagaaggagaaaagaaagaaaacgaCGCTCTCATGTTTTAATAGGGTATCTATAACGGTTTTAGAGTAACCATTATAGATGTTTAATCAGTATTAGTTCGGTTATTCTCAAGACCATTACTGATATCTCTTGTGAAGACGAAATGATAGACAtcgtattagtaacggttttaaggaTAACTATTACAAATGTatgtattagtaacggtttaaaggaaaaccgttactgatacctcttgtgtaaaataaaaattgaatgcaTATCATTAACAGTTTTAAAGATAACTGTTACTGATACCCCTTGTGAAGACGAAATGTATAGTAATAGTTTTAAGGATAACCGTTACAAATGTATGTATTAGTAATAGTTTGAAGGAAAACCGTTACGATTACCTCttgtgtaaaataaaaaattaatgtatatcagtaacggttttaaggaTAACCGTTACTGTTACCCtcattttgaaaaagaagaataaaaaaactagTATCTGTAACGACTCTTCCTTATGCCCGTtactaaatttgtttattaataacGGTTTTATATGGCCGTTACTGATATCTTGATATCAATAATGGATATATAAAACtgttaatgataaaaaaattcagTAAAGGTGCTACAGCGCCGTTACTAAAATTCGTTACCAAAACCTTATTTTCTACTAGTGCAAATTATAACTCTATCAACCAAATCATACCTGGTCTAATTCTGTATATACAGATTCACTTAGATCCCGCTTTCTTTGAGACTGTCTACTCATATTACAATATACTCTATTCAACGAAtatcaaatacaaaaataattagaataatatcaTATACAAAACCATTTAGACCAACAACAATAGCAATTTATTCACATGGTTTTAAATACAAATCAAACTATGTCAAGATGTTATTTATATCctagaaatataataaatagtgaATATGCTCTATCAATAGTCATTGATACTATACTATATACTATATAACCACCACTATATTACTCATTCACCAAACCAAACTATGTCAAGAATGCATATTATAAGTAAccataataaaattgataataacAACATAGAATTCCTTTTAACATTTATTAgtctattatattttaaaatatcaaaacaaacaCATATTCAGTACATCAAATCCTGatgttttgaaattaaaagCCGACAAACAAACATAAGCCACCAGTTCAACATTAAGAGAGACAAAACTCAATATTTGGTAAGTCAATACTATCCTACAAAATCCAACAATATTATCCCACataatttcaaattcataatGAGTTTTGATTATAGGCTTCAACAAGAAAGAAAATGGCCTTTCCCATATTCATATTAGTTAGTACTTATATTTTTCTGAAGCAGCTGAGTTCAAACTTCAAACCATAAGTTGAATGAAACCCATTTGagtatttacataaataaaaatctagtATGTTATTACTTACACAACATAGAACAACATAGCAATCTACTAAAGAACAAGTACAAGAAATATGTACTAAATATACTCAGGTACAGCATAGAAATCTAGAACAGAGATTTCTACAATTTATATCTTATTCCATAAGAAACATAGCAATctagaataaatatttagtaaTCTAAAAGAAATAGGGAATCCACGAATCTAGACTAAATGGAATACAATGAATCAATAGGGAATCAATGAGCACAAACTAGTAACGAGATATGTTGCGGCAATGTTACTTCTAGGTTGCGGTGGGAGTGCGGTGGGGTTGTGGCTAAGGTTCGGGTAGGTTGCGGCGATGTGGATGTGGGCGGCCATTAGAATCGGCTAGCATAAGAGAATTGGGGCAGAGGTAGGTGTTAGTTGGGTAGGATTTGGTGTAGAGGAGGACGTGAGTTGGGTAGGGTTTTGGGTTGAGGGAGGTTTAAGTCgggaagagagaaaaagaattgagggaaatgaatttttttttctaagttttGATGCTTGGGAGGAGTGTTTTGGcgaaaaaaatagttttagcggacttattaaaatttttgacTGCAACTatgttttcattaaaaaatgCATATCGCGAAATAATTTTGGACTAAAGAGTATTGCGATTACGTATGcattaatcttaatttagagttaaattgtaatatttacGATAATCACATATTAAAAAGgtcaatattgtttttaatgtaGGTCTAGTGGCATGTTTTGTAGTTTATTTTGAACTCTCGGGTAACAAATgcatcaatctcaatcacactttacaCGCCTCTTATTCGTCAGTAATCAAACCACCAATTCCAATCATATTCTCACATGTTTTTATCCATCGGAAAACCAACTATCgatctcaatcacattttcaaatgtcTCTTAATTCTCGAAAACCAAgcaccaatctcaatcatagTTTCACATGCTTCTTATCTatcaacaaaccaaccaccaatctcaatcgatctttaatctcgtgacctcataatCTTTTGTTATAGACCTTCTATTTCTCGATAAATCACAACTTAATCATATTTTCACACATTTCTTGTCCCTATGAAAACAAacaatcaatctcaatcgacaattaatctcgtgaccttacaatttggtcaatcaaatatttgattcatattttttaaccactctcAATTGTTACCGACCTATTATtcatcgacaaaccacatcaACATTACACTTGGTTAaatgttatacttatttttgttatattgcaacttcaaaacatatatataacatttatttatttttttttaactgtttaaaatttatgaacgggttaacccacgatccgactcaagtatccattactctcatgtatatatccaaattaatcaaatgTTTCACCGtcaaaccaaacaaatttaaatcatatatatatatatatatatatatatatataaattattatatattattatatattacatgaGAATTAGTTTTTCaaaagtaaataattatttgttaaattagatgattaattaaaaataaataaaatggattCCCACCCATCTGTCTTGTCTTGGAAGAAGTCTTCTAGAGAGTGATGATGACGTCATTTTCCTTCTTCGTCTTTCCTCCTCTCTCACAATCTCCTGTAAGTTCCAAAACACAAATCGTCCAAACCCGTCGCACGATCATGGCCGCCTTATCCGCTGAAAACAATTCAATCGACCTTCCTCAGAAACCGAACCACCGCGTGGTGGTCTGTGGAGGCGGTGTGATCGGAGTCTGTTCCGCCTACTTCCTAGCCAAAAGAGGCGCTGCCGTTACCCTAATCGAGAAATCCTCAGTGGCCTGCGCCGCTTCCGGAAAGGCCGGAGGATTCCTCGCTCTTGATTGGTGCGACGATAGTCCCCTCTCTTCCCTAGCCCGTGCCAGCTTCAATCTACATCGCTCCCTTTCTCAAGAACTCAACGGCCCCCAATCGTACGGCTATCGCGCCCTAACCACCCTCAGTCTCTCGATCCACGAATCTGAcccaaaatcaaaatcaaaatccaaCTCTTCTATTATACCTTCTTGGATCGACGGCACGGCGAGAAACTGTCGCGAAATCGGTTCGACGGAGACAACGGCGCAGGTCCATCCGCAGCTGTTTGCTCGTACATTAATATCGAAAGCGGTCGCGGATTATGGAGTTGAGATTGTAATCGGGAAGGTGGAGAATGTTCGAGTGGAGGAAGGAAAGGCGACGGCGGTGGAAATGGAAGGCGGACGGAAAATTGAAGCCGATGCGGTGGTTTTAGCTCTTGGACCATGGACGGGAAAATTGAGTTTGTTGTCGTCGATTTTCAGAGTGTATGGGATAAAAGCCCATAGTATTGTATTGGAACCGAAGGAGGCAGAAGCCATTTCAGCTCACGCTTTGTTTCTGAGTTATCATCGTTCTGAAGGTGGGCCGCCATTGGACCCTGAAATCTACCCTCGACCTAAAGGCAAGCTCTAACCTTAGCcctaatttgaattttgaaagagaaatgattaggcgAGAAAATTAGGGAGGGAGAGAATTTGacgagggaatgacttggcataatctaaaaaaatcaaataatttcactCTTTTCtctcacttttatattttacaagtgatcacttttacattttacaaCGGAACGAAGTTGATGGAATGAAGTTGATGCCAAGTCATTTGttcaccaaattctctctctctatcactccttaATTTGAAATTGAGGAGTAATagatagaggagtgatagataAATGTaatttggtgaggaaatgaCTTCGCATCACTTTGGAAAATGTAAGAGTGATaggaaagaggaaaaaaaaagaaattatttgattttttcagcgaataagattaggTGAATAAGATTAGGTTAAGtaattctctcaccaaattctctcccgtaatcatttctcttttgaaattttgatgtaAATTATTGAGCTGTAGGTGAGGTATACATATGTGGAATGAGTTCGGAAGTTGAGGTGCCAGACGATCCGGAGCAGATTACCGGCGACCCTGAATCCATAGCCATGCTTAAGAGAGTGGGTTTAAAAGTTTCGAGTCGGTTGGGGGAAGGGAAGGCGGTGGTGAAGGCTGAGCAAGCTTGTTTCTTGCCTAGCAGCGAGGATGGTATTCCGGTGATTGGAGAGGTTCCAGGAGTGAATGGATGCTATGTGGCTACGGGGCATAGTTGTTGGGGAATCTTGAATGGACCGGCGACTGGAGCTGCTATGGCGGAGCTTGTGATGGATGGTCAGGCTTCTATTGTAGATCTAGGTCCGTTTAGTCCGGCAAGATTTGCCGAAGGTAGGAGAAGATGATTTAGATTGAAAATTATTCTATTTAGTTTGTTAattatatgttttgtttttttaaacaaaattatgattaattagaTTTTACTAATAAACACCAATAAAGATCTTGTTTAATTTAGAGCAAAATTTGGACGTAATACTGAaattatgtttttcaaattaaactagtaaatttatttcatttcttttaacccattatttcttcttaatcttaatagatttattttattttaaaaacatagaggttaatttaattatataacttttttttaaaataaatcaaaatttaattaaaaattattattattattattattatgtataatgGATACTGTTTTAAATCATGGTATGcttttactttatatattatttatattaatttaatattatactGAAATAGTGGtacaataaaagaaatgatgGTATAATAGAAATGATGGTATAATGTAGGAATGTATtcgaaataattattttaagaaataacaagggaataatttttataaaattgacttTTACTTTGGTAAAAGATCAAATTCtcctttaataatttttctcctcttctcttttactttctctcttcttctcattCAGGGTAACAAGGAAATGAGGGATCTTTCTTATCTCGACAACGACCGTGGTAACGAGTCGTCCTTAATATGCCCGGTCGATAGGTCGATATGTCTCTGCTATTGTGGTAACGCCTcctttttgttgtttttgtataaattgGGATGTAATTGTTGTTTCAGATTTTTGAAAGAGTTAGATCTtaatttgtttctctttttGTTGTTTTAGCCAATCCATTTAACCAACCATCTTTTCAAGATTAGCCAATCCATTTAGCCATATTTTCGTGAAAGTTGTACATCTCTTGTTTCGTTGAACTTTGCATGCTTAAAGGGAGAAGTGAATTTGGCAGCTCTAGGGAGACTAGTAATAAGGTGTCGTAATCTCACAAGTCTGAGATTGAATCATTCGGTGCCTATTGACAGTCTTGAGAAGATTTTGTTGAAAACTCCACAACTGGTTGACCTAGGACTAATGCCCCTGATTTTGTTTGGACGGTTCCGATTGATGAAGGCGTTTCAACCTGGTTAGCCTACGATAACtagtgtttttttattgtttaagtTTGTGGTTATTTAATGCTTTTAGGAGAAAAATTGTACCTTTGTATGTGAAATGTGAATGGATTTAGCTTGGAAACAGAGATGGTCTCATGGTTCCATTTTATTATGATCCTTATTTCAGTTAAGAAAATATGGTTGTTTTAAATCTGATTGGTTCAATtgattaagttaattttatatgaacCATTACATAAGTTAATTTGAAAACAACACTATTTCAAACCAAATTGTCCTAAGAAATATGCATTTGATAGTTTATTAAACAGTTTAGGGATGGTTGCATAAATAGATCTTAATCAATAATTGCCCAAATTACCTCAATCCATTTGGTTGTACAATTGTGCTAGAAATAAAACTCTCATGacgaaaaataataattataatcatgTAAGTTATAACAACCCAAAATGAGTAAAATTGTGTTTCCTTAGTAACTATTTATAACAAAAGTTGTAAATCATATACCTACAATTGGAAGCAATGGTAGCAAGGCCATCAATTGTGAAGCC from Impatiens glandulifera chromosome 9, dImpGla2.1, whole genome shotgun sequence includes the following:
- the LOC124915093 gene encoding putative oxidoreductase TDA3 encodes the protein MMTSFSFFVFPPLSQSPVSSKTQIVQTRRTIMAALSAENNSIDLPQKPNHRVVVCGGGVIGVCSAYFLAKRGAAVTLIEKSSVACAASGKAGGFLALDWCDDSPLSSLARASFNLHRSLSQELNGPQSYGYRALTTLSLSIHESDPKSKSKSNSSIIPSWIDGTARNCREIGSTETTAQVHPQLFARTLISKAVADYGVEIVIGKVENVRVEEGKATAVEMEGGRKIEADAVVLALGPWTGKLSLLSSIFRVYGIKAHSIVLEPKEAEAISAHALFLSYHRSEGGPPLDPEIYPRPKGEVYICGMSSEVEVPDDPEQITGDPESIAMLKRVGLKVSSRLGEGKAVVKAEQACFLPSSEDGIPVIGEVPGVNGCYVATGHSCWGILNGPATGAAMAELVMDGQASIVDLGPFSPARFAEGRRR